The Primulina eburnea isolate SZY01 unplaced genomic scaffold, ASM2296580v1 ctg253, whole genome shotgun sequence nucleotide sequence GCAGACACTACTGACATTGGAGGTCGAGCTCCCTCACCAAAGAAGAACCAATTCTCGTCTCTTTCTGGACGAAACTGAACGAGACGTTGATAACAATCTACCGTCGCTCTATACTTAGTCAATAGGTCGATTCCcataatacaatcgaaatcttccATAGCCAATATCATCAAATTGGCAGACAAGTAATTTCCTTCAAACTCTAGCAAACAGTCTACTACAAGTCGCTTAGCTAAAACCTCTTGTCCCATCGGTGTAGACACCGACAACAAAACATCTAATGACACGTAGGGTATTTTATGCTTCTTAACAAACATTGAtgctatgaatgaatgcgatgccccAGTGTCAATCAATAAATATGCAGGAATACcacataaaagaaaattacctgcaatgactctCTCGTTATGCTCCTCAGCTTGCTCTTGGTTTAAGGCAAACACTTGCCCCTGAACTCGTG carries:
- the LOC140820882 gene encoding uncharacterized protein, with translation MTGSYSGKQSEATVQQKGFPAQGSRRGGISQGSQQRPRVQGQVFALNQEQAEEHNERVIAGNFLLCGIPAYLLIDTGASHSFIASMFVKKHKIPYVSLDVLLSVSTPMGQEVLAKRLVVDCLLEFEGNYLSANLMILAMEDFDCIMGIDLLTKYRATVDCYQRLVQFRPERDENWFFFGEGARPPMSVVSAVKAQRALVKGGEGYLIYAIDVSKDVIDVKNIPVVDEFPDVFLDEIPGFPPEREVEAEIELVPGTAPISRAPYRLAPTEMKELKQQLQDLLDKGYIRPTLKSMHNI